The Polyangiaceae bacterium genome includes a region encoding these proteins:
- a CDS encoding molybdopterin-dependent oxidoreductase: MLETRTTYCRICEACCGLLADVDGDRLLGLRPDPEHVVSKGFACAKGTRFGALHSSPDRLDAPLVRDGGALVPTSWQRALADAGSRLARIRSEHGPHSVAVYMGNPAAFGYAPPLFTQAFVKALGTRNFFTASSLDCNNKFVVARRMLGSAMTHPVPDLDRARFALLCGTNPAVSQSSFVHAPRFVERLGEIVQRGGRVVVVDPRRTETARLVGEHLPIVPDTDAAFLLALLQVVFAEGLEDARCLGAHALGTQALRRAVARFSPERIAALTGIPPERTRDVARAFAAAGGAFCHVSTGVNQGSFGNLAYAAKIALELATGNLDRAGGALVPRGAFDTAALARRLGVDREPAWTSRIGGFSPVLGALPTGILADEILTPGPEQIRALVVVSGNPLSSAPDSLRMRQALGALELCVCLDLFVNDTAAHGTHVLPCTDFLERDDLPLPFLQLQPEPYLQWTEAVVPPGGDRRPEWRILSDLAEAAGLHLHGSRTLDLITRGLLALGGPRRLLEPLLWPLLGPRPLRALAKHPHGLRVRRERPGDFLARRIATPSGKVELFPEDVFARLDELEAALAVRPRRSLRLFTKRDRLGHNSWMHANPKLPSATHSAHVSPADAERLGLCEGDRLRLSTQTGSIELPAVVDPDVGSGSVAVPHGFGHDPASGWTDATRRGGRNVNELAASGPAALDPLSGMCRFVGLEVQAEVVASGNVERGDAGMTGETQAD; encoded by the coding sequence GTGCTCGAGACACGCACGACCTACTGCCGAATTTGCGAGGCGTGCTGCGGCCTGCTCGCCGACGTGGACGGCGATCGGCTGCTCGGGCTCCGGCCGGATCCCGAGCACGTGGTGTCCAAGGGCTTCGCTTGCGCCAAAGGCACTCGGTTCGGCGCTCTCCACTCGAGCCCCGATCGTCTGGATGCACCCCTGGTGCGGGACGGGGGCGCGCTCGTCCCCACGAGCTGGCAGCGGGCGCTCGCGGACGCCGGCTCTCGGCTCGCGCGCATCCGGAGCGAGCACGGACCCCACTCGGTGGCCGTGTACATGGGCAACCCCGCGGCCTTCGGTTACGCGCCGCCGCTCTTCACCCAGGCGTTCGTGAAGGCGCTCGGCACGCGGAACTTCTTCACCGCAAGCTCCCTGGACTGCAACAACAAGTTCGTGGTGGCGCGACGCATGCTCGGGTCCGCCATGACTCATCCGGTGCCAGATCTCGATCGAGCTCGCTTCGCGCTGCTGTGCGGCACGAACCCCGCGGTGAGCCAGAGCTCCTTCGTTCACGCCCCGCGCTTCGTCGAGCGCCTGGGCGAGATCGTCCAGCGCGGTGGACGCGTCGTCGTCGTCGACCCTCGCCGGACCGAGACGGCGCGCCTGGTGGGAGAGCACCTGCCCATAGTGCCGGACACGGACGCCGCGTTCCTGCTCGCGCTCTTGCAGGTCGTGTTCGCCGAGGGCCTCGAAGACGCGCGCTGCCTCGGCGCACACGCCCTCGGCACGCAGGCACTCCGCCGCGCGGTCGCGCGCTTCTCGCCCGAGCGCATCGCGGCCCTCACCGGCATCCCGCCAGAGCGCACGCGGGACGTCGCGCGGGCGTTCGCGGCGGCGGGCGGGGCGTTCTGCCATGTCTCGACCGGCGTGAACCAGGGCAGCTTCGGCAACCTGGCCTACGCGGCCAAGATCGCCCTGGAGCTCGCGACCGGGAACCTCGATCGCGCAGGCGGCGCGCTCGTGCCGCGAGGCGCCTTCGACACCGCGGCCCTGGCGCGGCGCCTCGGCGTCGACCGGGAGCCGGCCTGGACGAGCCGCATCGGAGGCTTCTCGCCGGTCTTGGGCGCGCTGCCCACCGGGATCTTGGCGGACGAAATCCTGACCCCGGGACCGGAGCAGATCCGCGCGCTGGTGGTCGTCTCCGGCAATCCGCTGTCGAGCGCCCCGGACAGCCTGCGCATGCGGCAGGCCCTGGGCGCGCTCGAGCTGTGCGTTTGCCTGGACCTCTTCGTGAACGACACCGCCGCGCACGGCACTCACGTCCTGCCTTGCACGGATTTCCTGGAGCGCGATGACCTACCGCTGCCGTTCCTGCAGCTCCAGCCCGAGCCGTACTTGCAGTGGACCGAAGCGGTCGTCCCGCCGGGCGGCGACCGCCGGCCAGAGTGGCGCATCCTGTCGGATCTGGCCGAGGCCGCCGGGCTCCACCTGCACGGCAGCCGCACGCTCGACCTGATCACCCGCGGCCTGTTGGCGCTCGGAGGGCCGCGGCGCTTGCTCGAGCCGCTGCTCTGGCCGTTGCTCGGTCCGCGGCCGCTCCGCGCGCTCGCCAAGCACCCCCACGGCCTACGCGTGCGCCGCGAGCGGCCCGGTGACTTCCTCGCTCGCCGCATCGCCACCCCTTCGGGCAAGGTCGAGCTGTTCCCGGAGGACGTCTTCGCGCGACTCGACGAGCTCGAGGCGGCGCTCGCCGTGCGCCCGCGGCGGAGCCTGCGCCTGTTCACCAAGCGCGATCGCCTGGGCCACAACAGCTGGATGCACGCCAACCCCAAGCTGCCGAGCGCCACGCACTCGGCCCACGTCTCGCCGGCGGATGCCGAACGGCTGGGTCTCTGCGAGGGCGATCGGCTGCGGCTCTCGACCCAGACCGGCAGCATCGAGCTGCCCGCCGTCGTCGATCCCGACGTCGGCTCGGGCAGCGTGGCGGTCCCGCATGGTTTCGGGCACGATCCGGCGAGCGGCTGGACCGACGCCACCCGGCGCGGCGGCCGGAACGTGAACGAGCTGGCCGCGTCGGGACCGGCCGCGCTGGACCCGCTCAGCGGGATGTGCCGCTTCGTCGGGCTCGAGGTCCAGGCCGAGGTCGTGGCGTCCGGGAACGTGGAGCGCGGCGACGCCGGAATGACGGGTGAAACCCAGGCGGACTGA
- a CDS encoding PilT/PilU family type 4a pilus ATPase, with amino-acid sequence MAPGSGANPYSSEAYLHQLLAKAIAAGARDVHLKVGQPPGARVRGSLVYFRLDRIRPQDTEAAARHIIRDPAVRDDLSHLSEYDTSYAAPNIGRFRVNIYRQRGTLAIVMRAIPFEIPTLEDLRAPRACKELAERDRGLVLVVGAAGNGKSTTLAAMISHMNHAMSRHIVTIEDPIEYLHGDDRCSVSQRELNLDTPSFADALRASLRQDPDVIQVGEIRDSETMEIALKAAETGHLVLSTLHTPDVSRTMNRVVALSGGDPSEVRERLGDVLQGVVAQRLLPRADSQGMVLCAEVLVATGIVRESIKRPANNPPLKDLMEGGDMYGMQTFEMAVKAMLREGLVDKDTARSAIGF; translated from the coding sequence CTGGCACCTGGAAGTGGAGCGAACCCCTATTCGAGCGAAGCGTACCTGCATCAGCTCCTGGCCAAAGCGATCGCGGCGGGCGCCCGCGACGTCCACCTGAAGGTCGGCCAGCCGCCGGGCGCGCGGGTCCGTGGCTCGCTCGTCTATTTCCGCCTCGACCGCATCCGGCCGCAGGACACCGAGGCGGCGGCCCGCCACATCATCCGCGACCCTGCGGTGCGGGACGATCTCTCGCATCTCTCCGAGTACGACACGTCCTACGCGGCCCCGAACATCGGGCGCTTTCGCGTCAACATCTACCGGCAGCGCGGCACCCTGGCCATCGTGATGCGCGCCATCCCGTTCGAAATCCCGACGCTGGAAGACCTGCGCGCGCCGCGAGCCTGCAAGGAGCTCGCCGAGCGTGACCGCGGCCTGGTCTTGGTGGTCGGCGCCGCCGGCAACGGCAAGAGCACGACGCTGGCCGCGATGATCTCGCACATGAACCACGCCATGTCGCGCCACATCGTCACCATCGAGGACCCGATCGAGTACCTGCACGGCGACGATCGCTGCTCGGTCAGCCAGCGTGAGCTGAACCTCGACACGCCCAGCTTCGCCGACGCGCTGCGCGCTTCGCTCCGCCAGGACCCGGACGTGATCCAGGTCGGCGAGATCCGCGACTCCGAGACCATGGAGATCGCGCTCAAGGCCGCGGAGACGGGCCACTTGGTGCTCTCCACGCTGCACACGCCGGACGTCTCGCGCACCATGAACCGCGTCGTGGCGCTGTCCGGGGGCGATCCCAGCGAGGTGCGCGAGCGCCTGGGAGACGTGCTCCAGGGCGTGGTGGCGCAGCGGCTCCTGCCGCGGGCGGACAGTCAGGGGATGGTGCTCTGCGCCGAGGTGCTGGTCGCCACGGGCATCGTGCGCGAGTCGATCAAGCGCCCGGCGAACAACCCGCCGCTGAAGGACCTGATGGAGGGTGGTGACATGTACGGAATGCAGACCTTCGAGATGGCCGTGAAGGCCATGCTGCGCGAGGGCCTGGTGGACAAGGACACCGCCCGCTCCGCCATCGGATTCTGA
- a CDS encoding class I SAM-dependent methyltransferase → MSRTSVLPACPVCRSPSLVSRFSVGGFAILRCRGCGVGLSWPRPRQDEVSGLYTDASYFQGAGYYLDYVAHEDNHRRLARRVLAELEPLLPPGGRILDVGAAAGFFLDEARARGFSVTGVELSPEMSRHARDELGLDVRRSAFEPGLFDQARFSAVTFLDSLEHFVDPEAALAGARSLLEPGGVLALLTPNVGSPLARLLGPRWPHYTPPEHLWYFSPGSLARLLARVGFEEQRRGSLGHHWSLDELSTKLAPGARRAARALGLERRLARSVYLNVGDLFVIATKV, encoded by the coding sequence TTGTCTCGAACCTCCGTGCTGCCCGCCTGCCCCGTGTGCCGCTCGCCGAGCCTCGTGTCGCGCTTCAGCGTCGGGGGCTTCGCCATCCTGCGCTGCCGCGGCTGCGGCGTGGGCCTCTCCTGGCCACGACCGCGGCAGGACGAGGTCAGCGGGCTGTACACGGACGCCAGCTACTTCCAGGGAGCAGGCTACTATCTCGACTACGTCGCCCACGAGGACAACCACCGGCGCCTGGCTCGACGCGTGCTCGCCGAGCTCGAGCCGCTGCTCCCGCCCGGCGGCCGCATACTGGACGTAGGCGCCGCCGCCGGCTTCTTCCTGGACGAGGCGCGCGCGCGCGGCTTCTCCGTGACCGGCGTCGAGCTGTCTCCCGAGATGAGCCGCCACGCCCGTGACGAGCTCGGGCTCGACGTCCGACGCTCGGCTTTCGAGCCGGGCCTGTTCGACCAGGCCCGCTTCTCTGCCGTCACCTTCCTCGACTCGCTCGAGCACTTCGTGGATCCCGAGGCGGCGCTCGCGGGAGCACGTTCGTTGCTCGAGCCCGGCGGGGTATTGGCCCTGCTCACGCCCAACGTGGGGAGCCCGCTCGCGCGCTTGCTCGGACCTCGCTGGCCCCACTACACACCGCCGGAGCACCTCTGGTATTTCAGCCCAGGCTCGCTGGCGCGCCTGCTCGCGCGGGTGGGCTTCGAAGAGCAGCGCCGCGGCTCGCTCGGTCACCACTGGTCCTTGGACGAGCTCTCGACCAAGCTCGCCCCGGGCGCGCGCCGCGCCGCTCGGGCCCTCGGTCTCGAGCGCCGGCTCGCTCGCTCGGTCTACTTGAACGTCGGCGATCTGTTCGTAATCGCGACGAAGGTCTGA
- a CDS encoding ABC transporter ATP-binding protein, which yields MSEPEPCIVFEAVDKAYRRQHIKPFLLRDMLMGRTRELSERDWFWALKKLSFSARPGERLAVLGTNGSGKSTTLRLLAGASYPTAGKVSVRGRVAPVLALGVGFEPDMNATENAYINASLLGVPREDCEERLKEILAFADLGEFEDVPVRHFSSGMLARLGFGVAMHVDADVLLVDEVLAVGDGAFQQKCLARLRQLGSEGRTLVIVTHDLPVARELCNRALWIRRGELALDGPAAETIDAYETALGRGEA from the coding sequence ATGTCTGAGCCCGAGCCGTGCATCGTGTTCGAGGCGGTCGACAAGGCCTACCGCCGCCAGCACATCAAGCCGTTCTTGCTGCGGGACATGCTGATGGGGCGGACCCGAGAGCTCAGCGAGCGCGACTGGTTCTGGGCGCTGAAGAAGCTCTCCTTCAGCGCGCGGCCCGGCGAGCGGCTGGCCGTGCTGGGCACCAACGGCAGCGGCAAGAGCACCACCCTGCGCTTGTTGGCCGGGGCGAGCTACCCGACCGCGGGCAAGGTCTCGGTGCGCGGTCGCGTGGCCCCGGTCCTGGCGCTGGGCGTCGGCTTCGAGCCCGACATGAACGCGACCGAGAACGCCTACATCAACGCCAGCTTGCTCGGCGTGCCTCGTGAAGACTGCGAGGAGCGCCTGAAGGAGATCCTGGCGTTCGCCGACCTCGGCGAGTTCGAGGACGTCCCGGTGCGCCACTTCTCCAGCGGCATGCTCGCGCGCCTTGGCTTCGGGGTCGCGATGCACGTGGACGCCGACGTGCTCTTGGTGGACGAGGTCCTGGCCGTGGGTGACGGGGCCTTCCAACAGAAGTGCCTGGCGCGCCTGCGCCAGCTCGGCAGCGAGGGGCGTACGCTGGTAATCGTGACGCACGATCTGCCGGTGGCTCGCGAGCTCTGCAATCGCGCGCTCTGGATCCGACGCGGCGAGCTGGCCCTCGACGGCCCCGCCGCCGAGACCATCGACGCCTACGAGACCGCGCTCGGTCGCGGCGAGGCCTGA
- a CDS encoding ABC transporter permease has product MQEALLFRHRTRSGTTHGDEPRRAGPVVRLRRFVRELRQHQHALEVFTLGRFRATYRAQALGLLWPMANPTILMIVMSVFFGIAFPSDLTAYPVFLMLGLVPWHFLSHAWTDGTTCFLHHSAVIKHTSVPAYVVASGTVFSHVFNLGFAALSLLPLIAFYPEAFHVSFALLVLPLVVVLLVALGLGLALISAVLNVVFRDVGYIVNSALVVLFWATPIAYPIDRLPGLWKQAMLLNPMASLIHCIRDVILKGAFPPGSVLGAAALSCLGLLVVGVLIYRRFETEIADHV; this is encoded by the coding sequence ATGCAAGAGGCGCTGCTCTTCCGTCATCGCACGCGGTCGGGAACGACCCACGGCGACGAGCCGCGCCGGGCGGGCCCGGTGGTGCGCCTCCGGCGCTTCGTGCGCGAGCTCCGCCAACACCAGCACGCCCTCGAGGTGTTCACGCTCGGGCGCTTCCGCGCCACCTACCGAGCGCAGGCCCTGGGACTGCTCTGGCCCATGGCCAACCCGACCATCTTGATGATCGTGATGAGCGTGTTCTTCGGCATCGCCTTCCCCAGCGACCTGACGGCCTATCCCGTGTTCTTGATGCTGGGTCTCGTGCCTTGGCACTTCCTCTCCCACGCCTGGACGGACGGCACGACCTGCTTCTTGCACCACTCCGCGGTGATCAAGCACACGAGCGTGCCAGCCTACGTGGTGGCGAGCGGCACGGTCTTCTCGCACGTGTTCAACCTGGGCTTCGCCGCCTTGTCCCTGCTGCCGCTGATCGCCTTCTACCCGGAGGCGTTCCACGTCTCCTTCGCGCTCTTGGTGCTGCCGCTGGTCGTCGTGCTCCTGGTCGCGCTGGGGCTGGGACTGGCGTTGATTTCGGCCGTGCTCAACGTGGTGTTCCGCGACGTCGGGTACATCGTGAACTCGGCGCTGGTGGTGTTGTTCTGGGCGACGCCCATCGCCTACCCCATCGACCGCCTGCCGGGTCTCTGGAAGCAGGCCATGCTCTTGAACCCGATGGCGTCGCTGATCCACTGCATCCGCGACGTGATCCTGAAGGGTGCCTTTCCGCCCGGGAGCGTGCTGGGCGCCGCGGCGCTGTCGTGCCTGGGCCTCTTGGTCGTGGGTGTGCTCATCTACCGGCGCTTCGAGACGGAAATCGCCGACCATGTCTGA
- a CDS encoding glycosyltransferase, producing the protein MLVPVPGFSELPWRSRARALGLAALQLGASHLPVSFAIALLPGAAHRRLRRLAAPLRVPLARPRASIEVGRALAALADARVPVALAPEVSIVVPTAGAVRWLELCLRAVAAFTRPGSYEVVVIDDATPDAGAVAAIVAAHPGARLARSDQRRGFAASVNAGVALCRAGSIVVLNDDVVVTPGWLDALLARLRADPRVAWVGPVSNDTGDEASVGADYSTLEELLAFASRASGPPREVEKLALYCALLDRAAFETVGGLDQGYRRGMFEDDDLAMALGARGKRVLLAPEVFVHHAAGTTLRALSPFEYFATFELNRRRFEQRWQVRWRVREGQA; encoded by the coding sequence GTGCTGGTCCCGGTTCCTGGCTTCTCCGAGCTTCCCTGGCGCTCCCGCGCGCGCGCTCTGGGGCTCGCGGCGCTTCAGCTAGGAGCGAGCCACCTGCCCGTGTCGTTCGCGATCGCGCTCTTGCCCGGCGCCGCGCACCGGCGGCTCCGCCGGCTCGCGGCCCCGCTGCGCGTCCCGCTTGCCCGGCCGCGCGCGAGCATCGAAGTCGGCCGCGCGCTCGCTGCGCTCGCCGACGCGCGCGTCCCGGTCGCGCTGGCGCCGGAGGTCAGCATCGTCGTGCCGACGGCGGGAGCCGTCCGCTGGCTCGAGCTGTGCCTTCGCGCGGTGGCCGCCTTTACCCGGCCGGGCAGCTACGAGGTCGTGGTGATCGATGACGCAACGCCGGATGCCGGAGCGGTGGCGGCGATCGTCGCGGCGCACCCGGGCGCTCGGCTCGCGCGCAGTGACCAGCGCCGCGGCTTCGCCGCCAGCGTCAACGCGGGGGTGGCGCTCTGCCGGGCGGGGTCCATCGTGGTGTTGAACGACGACGTGGTGGTCACGCCGGGTTGGCTCGACGCGCTCCTCGCGCGCCTCCGCGCCGACCCGCGCGTCGCCTGGGTGGGTCCGGTCAGCAACGACACGGGCGACGAGGCCAGCGTCGGCGCCGACTACTCGACCCTGGAAGAGCTCCTGGCCTTCGCGTCGCGGGCGAGCGGTCCGCCGCGCGAGGTCGAAAAGCTCGCCCTTTACTGCGCCTTGCTAGATCGCGCCGCGTTCGAGACGGTCGGAGGGCTCGACCAGGGCTACCGGCGCGGCATGTTCGAGGACGACGACCTGGCAATGGCGCTCGGGGCCCGCGGCAAGCGCGTGCTGCTGGCGCCCGAGGTCTTCGTGCACCACGCGGCGGGTACGACCCTGCGCGCGCTGTCGCCGTTCGAGTATTTCGCCACCTTCGAGCTGAACCGGCGCCGCTTCGAGCAGCGCTGGCAGGTGCGCTGGCGCGTGCGGGAAGGGCAGGCTTAG
- a CDS encoding glycosyltransferase family 2 protein, with product MVSVVVPVYNGARQVRASLEAIAGYLRELPGEHEIVVVDDGSRDGTPDVVRGVQDALGISLRLIETRENRGKGFAVRRGLSEARGELSIFTDADLAYPVENFTRVLDALESGADLAIASRVHPESRYVTSPRFFRRIYTRHSIGRAFNLLTRLTLVPGIHDTQAGLKGFRAPAVEALLPHLTLDRFSFDVELLMVARRLGLAIAEVPVTFEYQSEPSTLELGSDSARMLGDVIRVLARRLSGRYPG from the coding sequence GTGGTCAGCGTCGTCGTCCCCGTCTACAACGGCGCGCGTCAGGTGCGTGCTTCACTCGAGGCGATCGCGGGCTACCTGCGCGAGCTGCCGGGCGAGCACGAGATCGTGGTCGTGGACGACGGCAGCCGGGATGGGACGCCGGACGTCGTGCGCGGCGTGCAGGACGCGCTGGGCATCTCGCTGCGCTTGATCGAAACTCGCGAGAATCGCGGCAAGGGATTCGCCGTGCGCCGGGGGCTCTCGGAGGCCCGCGGTGAGCTCTCGATCTTCACCGACGCGGATCTGGCCTACCCGGTCGAGAACTTCACTCGTGTGCTGGACGCACTGGAGAGCGGCGCCGACCTCGCCATCGCGAGTCGAGTCCATCCGGAGAGCCGCTACGTCACGTCGCCGCGCTTCTTCCGGCGCATCTACACCCGACACTCCATCGGTCGCGCCTTCAACCTGCTCACGCGGCTCACCTTGGTCCCCGGCATCCACGACACGCAGGCCGGGCTCAAGGGGTTCCGGGCGCCTGCCGTCGAGGCGCTCTTGCCGCACCTCACGCTGGACCGCTTCTCGTTCGACGTCGAGCTGCTGATGGTGGCCCGCCGATTGGGGCTCGCGATCGCCGAGGTGCCCGTCACCTTCGAGTACCAGAGCGAGCCGAGCACATTGGAGCTCGGCTCGGACAGCGCGCGCATGCTGGGCGACGTGATCCGGGTGCTGGCCCGGCGGCTCTCGGGGCGCTACCCGGGCTGA
- a CDS encoding ChbG/HpnK family deacetylase, whose translation MTRVVFCADDLGMGPERDEGILRAAATGIVREVSLCVTGGGETAALARVARQSDAPGIGLHVSFTYGRALSGPIEGLTDPSGRFHGLPRALVSTALGRPRLDAVTREVRAQLARLRALGVEPTHLNGHHHAHVFPIIRDAVLELARELPALHLRVPASPEWSARGATLNALGRAFVGRARARGVALRSLPCLGLDAAGGDALDAFTRTLERLDGAAEWVLHPLAGPGEADGGGGLGARARQDELRVLESAAFRALLARHGVEPSRFGDA comes from the coding sequence ATGACGCGCGTCGTGTTCTGCGCGGACGACTTGGGCATGGGTCCGGAGCGAGACGAGGGGATCCTGCGCGCCGCGGCCACGGGCATCGTGCGCGAGGTGAGTCTGTGCGTGACGGGTGGCGGGGAGACGGCGGCGCTCGCGCGCGTGGCGAGGCAGAGCGACGCCCCAGGCATCGGCCTGCACGTCTCGTTCACCTACGGTCGCGCGCTGTCCGGCCCGATCGAGGGCCTGACCGACCCGAGCGGGCGCTTCCACGGCCTGCCGCGGGCCCTCGTCAGCACGGCGCTCGGGCGGCCTCGGCTCGATGCGGTGACGCGGGAGGTGCGCGCACAGCTCGCGCGCCTGCGCGCGCTCGGCGTCGAGCCGACGCACTTGAACGGCCACCACCACGCCCACGTCTTCCCGATCATCCGCGACGCCGTGCTCGAGCTCGCGCGCGAGCTGCCGGCGCTTCACCTGCGCGTACCGGCGAGCCCCGAGTGGTCGGCGCGGGGCGCCACGCTGAACGCCCTCGGGCGCGCCTTCGTGGGCCGGGCGCGCGCGCGTGGCGTCGCGCTCCGCAGCCTGCCCTGCCTGGGGCTCGATGCGGCGGGGGGCGACGCGCTCGACGCTTTCACGCGCACGCTCGAGCGGCTCGACGGCGCCGCCGAGTGGGTCTTGCACCCGCTCGCGGGGCCGGGCGAGGCCGACGGCGGCGGTGGGCTCGGAGCCCGCGCTCGGCAGGACGAGCTGCGCGTGCTCGAGAGCGCTGCCTTTCGCGCGCTGCTGGCGCGTCACGGCGTCGAGCCCAGCCGGTTCGGCGACGCCTGA
- a CDS encoding methyltransferase domain-containing protein, producing the protein MPDVDAVREHYDRAAGEYARRFSRGPLGVLRAREWRVVRALLEPRRGESLLDAGSGPGSYAVRLVALGLRVRAVDLSPRMVEAARDRGVDASVADLGDLDLPERFDKVLCAGALEFCPEPLRVLSRLVAHLAPSGRLVLLYPTQTPCGRLYRAYHSRRGVRVRLFDVQTLAGTLERLGLEVRACRVATPLSAVISAELP; encoded by the coding sequence ATGCCGGACGTGGACGCCGTCCGGGAGCACTACGACCGCGCAGCTGGCGAATACGCGCGGCGCTTTTCCCGCGGTCCGCTCGGGGTCCTGCGCGCGCGCGAGTGGCGGGTCGTGCGCGCGCTGCTCGAGCCGCGGCGCGGAGAGAGCCTGCTCGACGCGGGCTCCGGCCCCGGCTCGTACGCGGTACGACTCGTCGCGCTCGGCCTCCGCGTTCGCGCCGTGGACCTGTCGCCGCGCATGGTCGAGGCCGCGCGCGATCGCGGGGTCGATGCCAGCGTCGCCGACCTCGGCGATCTCGACCTTCCCGAGCGCTTCGACAAAGTGCTCTGCGCCGGAGCGCTGGAGTTCTGCCCGGAACCGCTTCGGGTGCTCTCGCGCCTGGTCGCGCACCTCGCCCCCAGTGGCCGGCTGGTGTTGCTCTACCCGACCCAGACGCCGTGCGGGCGACTGTATCGCGCCTACCACTCACGCAGGGGCGTCCGCGTGCGCCTGTTCGACGTCCAGACCCTCGCCGGCACGCTCGAGCGGCTCGGCCTCGAGGTGCGGGCGTGCCGCGTCGCGACGCCGCTGTCCGCGGTCATTTCCGCCGAGCTGCCATGA
- a CDS encoding glycosyltransferase, whose amino-acid sequence MDPQTTGATFALLVVFEALRLALRGLLVVLVVHFLRAAWAALRRRPPVTPKAPGSWPSVTVQLPLKNEYYVVERVIRAACALDYPRDKLEIQVLDDSTDETKERARELVDELSAQGLSIVHLHRARPSGFKAGALNHGLESAKGEFLAMFDADCVPPRDFLRRVIPHFEDSAVGCVQVRWGFLNRQHSLLTRLQAIVLDGLFVVDQHARASSRLPLQFNGTNGAWRRKAIDAAGGWSPEILAEDADLSFRAFLAGYRVLHMSDYAVPTEVPEDMAAFRAQQRRWALGSAQMLRTLGARILLAKVPARAKLMMFMHLGRHAIDPLILLACLTSPFTTLWGMPFLVDYGTFWNAGLVALVLLSSLMFYGTALARGGSKVTETLLVPLILPLAMGMSLLYTVAFFSGICARGGSFVRTPKAGSEGGTRQGPRYLAPRDPLVLFELALGAAHGYFAWLALEQGIHAYTFFFGLVSASFGWVGLATLASRGVGEKAQSTSTR is encoded by the coding sequence ATGGATCCCCAGACCACCGGCGCGACCTTTGCGTTGCTGGTCGTGTTCGAGGCGCTGCGGCTGGCGCTGCGCGGGCTCCTGGTCGTGCTCGTGGTCCACTTCCTGCGCGCGGCCTGGGCCGCGCTCAGGCGACGCCCGCCGGTCACGCCCAAGGCGCCGGGGAGCTGGCCCAGCGTCACGGTGCAGCTGCCGCTGAAGAACGAATACTACGTGGTGGAGCGCGTGATCCGCGCCGCCTGCGCCCTCGACTACCCGCGAGACAAGCTCGAGATCCAGGTGCTCGACGACTCCACCGACGAGACGAAGGAGCGAGCCCGCGAGTTGGTGGACGAGCTCTCCGCCCAGGGACTCAGCATCGTTCACCTGCACCGGGCCCGCCCGAGCGGCTTCAAGGCCGGCGCGCTGAACCACGGCCTCGAGAGCGCCAAAGGCGAGTTTCTGGCGATGTTCGACGCCGATTGCGTACCGCCGCGGGATTTCCTGCGCCGGGTCATCCCGCACTTCGAGGATTCCGCCGTGGGCTGCGTGCAGGTGCGCTGGGGGTTCCTCAATCGCCAGCACTCGCTCCTGACGCGCCTACAGGCCATCGTGCTCGACGGACTGTTCGTGGTGGACCAGCACGCACGCGCCAGCTCGCGCCTGCCCCTGCAGTTCAACGGCACCAACGGCGCGTGGCGTCGCAAGGCCATCGACGCGGCCGGGGGCTGGAGCCCCGAGATCCTGGCAGAGGACGCCGACCTGTCGTTCCGCGCCTTCCTCGCTGGCTACCGCGTACTGCACATGAGCGACTACGCGGTGCCCACCGAGGTGCCGGAAGACATGGCGGCGTTCCGCGCACAGCAACGCCGCTGGGCCCTCGGTTCGGCGCAGATGCTCCGGACGCTGGGCGCGCGCATCTTGCTGGCCAAGGTGCCGGCGCGGGCCAAGCTGATGATGTTCATGCACCTCGGCAGGCACGCGATCGATCCGCTGATCTTGCTCGCCTGCCTGACCTCGCCGTTCACCACCCTCTGGGGCATGCCTTTCTTGGTGGACTACGGCACGTTCTGGAACGCGGGCCTGGTGGCGCTGGTGCTCCTGAGCAGCCTGATGTTCTACGGCACGGCGCTCGCGCGGGGCGGGTCCAAGGTGACCGAGACGCTGCTCGTGCCGCTCATCTTGCCGTTGGCCATGGGGATGTCGCTGCTCTACACCGTCGCCTTCTTCAGCGGCATCTGCGCCCGCGGCGGCTCCTTCGTCCGCACTCCCAAGGCGGGCAGCGAAGGAGGCACCAGGCAAGGGCCGCGTTATCTGGCCCCGCGTGACCCGCTGGTGCTGTTCGAGCTCGCGCTCGGCGCAGCGCACGGATACTTCGCGTGGTTGGCGCTCGAGCAGGGGATTCACGCCTACACCTTCTTCTTCGGGCTCGTCTCGGCGAGCTTCGGCTGGGTCGGGCTCGCCACTCTGGCCAGCCGCGGGGTGGGGGAGAAGGCTCAGTCCACGAGCACGCGGTAG